Proteins encoded together in one Festucalex cinctus isolate MCC-2025b chromosome 8, RoL_Fcin_1.0, whole genome shotgun sequence window:
- the srpk1b gene encoding SRSF protein kinase 1b isoform X2, translating into MGIRASCRPEPQSFAGSSKPNQEDSPVPEQEEEILGSDDDEQEDPGDYCKGGYHHVKIGDLFNGRYHVIRKLGWGHFSTVWLAWDIQEKRFVAMKVVKSAEHYTETALDEIKLLKCVRNTDPGDPSRERVVQLLDDFKISGMNGTHVCMVFEVLGYHLLKWIIKSNYQGLPLPCVKSIIRQVLQGLDYLHTKCKIIHTDIKPENILLTVNESYIKKMAVEATRWQKTGVAPPSGSAVSTAPAPKPMSKMTKNKKRKMKKKQKKQAEQLEVGGGVTLKAGEKKEEDTTETASDISAAPISVSATLQNDTKHPITEAPTVELPEQMSDPSVPTEGATKEENNMDINCNGNASIPVSEVSQEHGTKQSAEELEDQRNANQVDDKTETLDKVCNQDGLQSCYAPSEDIESQQQQPPSLSSDFVTSEVNDAVKVERKEEDMDTQGENKTQSQDEENSPNESSSSLLVNALDPLNADKLQVKIADLGNACWVHKHFTDDIQTRQYRSLEVLIGSGYSAPADIWSTACMAFELATGDYLFEPHSGEDYSRDEDHIALIIELLGKIPRKLITAGKYSKEFFTKKGDLRHITKLKPWGMFDVLVEKYEWSKEEAHTFSSFLQPMLDLVPERRATAAQCLSHAWLT; encoded by the exons ATGGGTATCCGTGCGTCTTGCAG ACCAGAGCCTCAGAGCTTTGCCGGCAGCTCCAAACCAAATCAGGAAGACTCGCCCGTCCCAGAACAGGAAGAGGAGATCCTGGGCTCTGACGATGATGAGCAAGAAGACCCTGGTGACTACTGCAAGG GGGGATATCACCACGTGAAGATTGGAGATCTTTTCAACGGAAGATACCATGTGATTCGGAAGCTTGGCTGGGGGCACTTCTCAACTGTGTGGCTGGCTTGGGACATCCA GGAGAAGCGCTTTGTAGCTATGAAGGTTGTGAAAAGTGCTGAACATTACACAGAGACAGCTCTGGATGAGATCAAGCTGCTTAAATGT gtGCGAAACACAGACCCTGGCGATCCTAGCAGGGAGAGGGTGGTACAGCTACTTGATGACTTCAAAATTTCTGGCATGAATGGCACTC ATGTATGCATGGTGTTTGAGGTGCTGGGGTACCATCTACTAAAGTGGATCATCAAGTCAAATTATCAAGGTTTGCCTTTGCCTTGTGTGAAAAGCATCATTAGACAG GTCCTTCAGGGTTTAGACTACCTTCACACCAAATGTAAAATTATCCACACAGACATCAAGCCAGAAAACATTCTTCTGACTGTCAATGAGTCATATATCAAGAAAATGGCTGTCGAAGCGACTCGGTGGCAAAAGACTGGCGTTGCACCACCCTCTGGCTCTGCAG TGAGTACAGCTCCAGCACCCAAgccg ATGTCCAAAATGACAAAgaacaaaaagagaaaaatgaagaagaagcagaagaaacaGGCAGAACAGCTTGAAGTGGGAGGAGGAGTGACACTCAAAGCAGGAGAAAAGAAAGAGGAGGACACGACAGAAACGGCATCTGACATCTCCGCTGCCCCCATCTCTGTGTCGGCCACTCTCCAAAATGACACAAAGCATCCTATCACAG AGGCTCCAACTGTCGAGCTTCCCGAACAGATGTCAGATCCAAGTGTACCCACAGAGGGCGCCACCAAGGAGGAGAACAACATGGATATCAACTGCAACGGTAACGCCTCCATACCAGTGAGCGAGGTCAGCCAGGAACATGGGACCAAGCAGTCTGCAGAGGAGCTGGAGGACCAACGGAATGCAAACCAAGTAGATGATAAAACTGAAACTCTTGACAAAGTATGCAACCAAGACGGCCTTCAGAGCTGTTATGCCCCCTCAGAAGATATCGAGTCCCAGCAGCAGCAACCTCCTTCCCTCAGCTCAGACTTTGTCACCTCAGAGGTGAATGATGCCGTCAAAGTAGAGAGAAAGGAGGAGGATATGGACACACAAGGGGAGAACAAAACGCAAAGTCAAGATGAAGAAAACAGCCCAAATG AATCATCTAGTAGCTTGTTAGTAAATGCCTTGGACCCTCTGAATGCTGACAAATTGCAGGTTAAGATCGCTGACCTTGGAAACGCCTGCTGGGTG CACAAGCATTTTACAGACGACATCCAGACTCGGCAGTATCGTTCGCTGGAGGTGCTGATAGGATCTGGCTATAGCGCACCAGCAGACATTTGGAGCACAGCCTGCATG GCCTTCGAACTGGCAACTGGAGACTATTTGTTTGAACCCCACTCAGGAGAAGATTATTCCAGAGATGAAG ATCACATAGCACTGATCATCGAGCTGCTCGGCAAAATTCCTCGCAAGCTGATCACGGCGGGCAAATACTCCAAGGAGTTTTTCACTAAGAAAG GTGACCTGCGACACATTACAAAGCTGAAGCCATGGGGGATGTTTGACGTGTTGGTGGAGAAGTATGAGTGGTCCAAAGAAGAGGCCCACACCTTCAGCAGCTTCCTGCAGCCCATGCTGGACCTCGTCCCTGAAAGGAGGGCCACGGCTGCGCAGTGTCTCTCTCATGCGTGGCTGACATAA
- the lhfpl5a gene encoding LHFPL tetraspan subfamily member 5 protein, which translates to MLPAQEAAKIYHTNYVRNARAVGVLWTVFTITFSVITVVVFIQPYWIGDSVNTPQAGYFGLFHYCIGNALTSELTCKGSALDFGSIPSGAFKTAMFFVGISTLLVVGSIVCFSLFFFCNAGSVYKICAWMQLASSGCMVIGCMIYPDGWDSEEVKRMCGQRTDKYTLGNCTVRWAYILAIISIMDSLILAFLAFSLGSRQDNLLPEDFQVEEKGTSIWGRMRRT; encoded by the exons ATGTTGCCGGCCCAGGAGGCGGCAAAGATCTACCACACCAACTACGTACGCAACGCCCGCGCGGTGGGCGTGCTGTGGACCGTGTTCACGATCACTTTTTCAGTCATCACGGTGGTAGTATTCATCCAGCCTTACTGGATCGGGGACAGCGTCAACACTCCCCAGGCCGGCTATTTCGGCCTCTTCCACTACTGCATCGGCAACGCGCTCACCTCGGAGCTCACCTGCAAAGGCAGCGCACTGGACTTCGGCTCCATCCCGTCCGGGGCCTTCAAGACGGCAATGTTCTTCGTGGGCATCTCCACGCTGCTGGTGGTGGGCAGCATCGTGTGCTTCagcctcttcttcttttgcaaCGCCGGCAGTGTGTACAAGATCTGCGCCTGGATGCAGCTGGCCTCCA GCGGCTGCATGGTGATCGGTTGCATGATTTATCCCGACGGCTGGGACTCGGAGGAGGTGAAGCGGATGTGTGGCCAGCGGACCGACAAATACACCCTGGGCAACTGCACCGTGCGCTGGGCCTACATCCTGGCCATCATCAGCATCATGGACTCGCTCATCCTCGCCTTCCTGGCCTTCAGCTTGGGCAGCAGACAGGACAACCTGCTGCCGGAGGACTTCCAGGTGGAGGAGAAAGGTACCAGCATTTGGGGCAGAATGAGGAGGACGTGA
- the srpk1b gene encoding SRSF protein kinase 1b isoform X1 → MERKVLALQARKKRTKPRKTGRKPEPQSFAGSSKPNQEDSPVPEQEEEILGSDDDEQEDPGDYCKGGYHHVKIGDLFNGRYHVIRKLGWGHFSTVWLAWDIQEKRFVAMKVVKSAEHYTETALDEIKLLKCVRNTDPGDPSRERVVQLLDDFKISGMNGTHVCMVFEVLGYHLLKWIIKSNYQGLPLPCVKSIIRQVLQGLDYLHTKCKIIHTDIKPENILLTVNESYIKKMAVEATRWQKTGVAPPSGSAVSTAPAPKPMSKMTKNKKRKMKKKQKKQAEQLEVGGGVTLKAGEKKEEDTTETASDISAAPISVSATLQNDTKHPITEAPTVELPEQMSDPSVPTEGATKEENNMDINCNGNASIPVSEVSQEHGTKQSAEELEDQRNANQVDDKTETLDKVCNQDGLQSCYAPSEDIESQQQQPPSLSSDFVTSEVNDAVKVERKEEDMDTQGENKTQSQDEENSPNESSSSLLVNALDPLNADKLQVKIADLGNACWVHKHFTDDIQTRQYRSLEVLIGSGYSAPADIWSTACMAFELATGDYLFEPHSGEDYSRDEDHIALIIELLGKIPRKLITAGKYSKEFFTKKGDLRHITKLKPWGMFDVLVEKYEWSKEEAHTFSSFLQPMLDLVPERRATAAQCLSHAWLT, encoded by the exons ACCAGAGCCTCAGAGCTTTGCCGGCAGCTCCAAACCAAATCAGGAAGACTCGCCCGTCCCAGAACAGGAAGAGGAGATCCTGGGCTCTGACGATGATGAGCAAGAAGACCCTGGTGACTACTGCAAGG GGGGATATCACCACGTGAAGATTGGAGATCTTTTCAACGGAAGATACCATGTGATTCGGAAGCTTGGCTGGGGGCACTTCTCAACTGTGTGGCTGGCTTGGGACATCCA GGAGAAGCGCTTTGTAGCTATGAAGGTTGTGAAAAGTGCTGAACATTACACAGAGACAGCTCTGGATGAGATCAAGCTGCTTAAATGT gtGCGAAACACAGACCCTGGCGATCCTAGCAGGGAGAGGGTGGTACAGCTACTTGATGACTTCAAAATTTCTGGCATGAATGGCACTC ATGTATGCATGGTGTTTGAGGTGCTGGGGTACCATCTACTAAAGTGGATCATCAAGTCAAATTATCAAGGTTTGCCTTTGCCTTGTGTGAAAAGCATCATTAGACAG GTCCTTCAGGGTTTAGACTACCTTCACACCAAATGTAAAATTATCCACACAGACATCAAGCCAGAAAACATTCTTCTGACTGTCAATGAGTCATATATCAAGAAAATGGCTGTCGAAGCGACTCGGTGGCAAAAGACTGGCGTTGCACCACCCTCTGGCTCTGCAG TGAGTACAGCTCCAGCACCCAAgccg ATGTCCAAAATGACAAAgaacaaaaagagaaaaatgaagaagaagcagaagaaacaGGCAGAACAGCTTGAAGTGGGAGGAGGAGTGACACTCAAAGCAGGAGAAAAGAAAGAGGAGGACACGACAGAAACGGCATCTGACATCTCCGCTGCCCCCATCTCTGTGTCGGCCACTCTCCAAAATGACACAAAGCATCCTATCACAG AGGCTCCAACTGTCGAGCTTCCCGAACAGATGTCAGATCCAAGTGTACCCACAGAGGGCGCCACCAAGGAGGAGAACAACATGGATATCAACTGCAACGGTAACGCCTCCATACCAGTGAGCGAGGTCAGCCAGGAACATGGGACCAAGCAGTCTGCAGAGGAGCTGGAGGACCAACGGAATGCAAACCAAGTAGATGATAAAACTGAAACTCTTGACAAAGTATGCAACCAAGACGGCCTTCAGAGCTGTTATGCCCCCTCAGAAGATATCGAGTCCCAGCAGCAGCAACCTCCTTCCCTCAGCTCAGACTTTGTCACCTCAGAGGTGAATGATGCCGTCAAAGTAGAGAGAAAGGAGGAGGATATGGACACACAAGGGGAGAACAAAACGCAAAGTCAAGATGAAGAAAACAGCCCAAATG AATCATCTAGTAGCTTGTTAGTAAATGCCTTGGACCCTCTGAATGCTGACAAATTGCAGGTTAAGATCGCTGACCTTGGAAACGCCTGCTGGGTG CACAAGCATTTTACAGACGACATCCAGACTCGGCAGTATCGTTCGCTGGAGGTGCTGATAGGATCTGGCTATAGCGCACCAGCAGACATTTGGAGCACAGCCTGCATG GCCTTCGAACTGGCAACTGGAGACTATTTGTTTGAACCCCACTCAGGAGAAGATTATTCCAGAGATGAAG ATCACATAGCACTGATCATCGAGCTGCTCGGCAAAATTCCTCGCAAGCTGATCACGGCGGGCAAATACTCCAAGGAGTTTTTCACTAAGAAAG GTGACCTGCGACACATTACAAAGCTGAAGCCATGGGGGATGTTTGACGTGTTGGTGGAGAAGTATGAGTGGTCCAAAGAAGAGGCCCACACCTTCAGCAGCTTCCTGCAGCCCATGCTGGACCTCGTCCCTGAAAGGAGGGCCACGGCTGCGCAGTGTCTCTCTCATGCGTGGCTGACATAA